A genomic region of Noviherbaspirillum sp. L7-7A contains the following coding sequences:
- the msrQ gene encoding protein-methionine-sulfoxide reductase heme-binding subunit MsrQ: MLASLDARQLKLLKGVLFIAACVPFLRLVIFTLTDQLGANPVEFITRNTGDWTLYFLCITLAVTPLRRLTGWNWLVRLRRMLGLFAFFYASLHFMTFLWFDHFFDIAEMLKDVVKRPFITVGFGAFLLLIPLAATSTNAMIKRLGGKRWQWLHRLVYLIAPLGILHYWWMKAGKNDFSQPILFGLIVAALLLLRLYWRFMQGQGMGARAAG; the protein is encoded by the coding sequence ATGCTTGCCAGCCTGGATGCAAGGCAGCTGAAGCTGTTGAAAGGCGTGCTGTTCATCGCCGCCTGCGTGCCGTTCCTGCGGCTGGTGATCTTCACCTTGACCGATCAGCTGGGCGCCAATCCGGTCGAGTTCATCACCCGCAACACCGGCGACTGGACGCTGTATTTCCTCTGCATCACACTGGCCGTCACGCCCTTGCGGCGCTTAACCGGCTGGAACTGGCTGGTGCGCCTGCGCCGCATGCTGGGCCTGTTCGCCTTCTTTTATGCGTCGCTGCATTTCATGACTTTCCTCTGGTTCGACCATTTCTTCGATATCGCGGAAATGCTCAAGGATGTAGTCAAGCGGCCCTTCATCACTGTGGGCTTCGGCGCTTTCCTGCTGCTGATCCCGCTGGCGGCAACCAGCACCAATGCAATGATCAAGCGCCTTGGCGGCAAGCGCTGGCAGTGGCTGCACCGGCTGGTCTATCTGATCGCGCCGCTGGGCATACTGCATTACTGGTGGATGAAGGCGGGCAAGAATGATTTTTCACAGCCCATCCTGTTCGGGCTGATCGTGGCAGCCCTGCTGCTGCTGCGCCTGTACTGGCGGTTCATGCAAGGGCAGGGCATGGGTGCCCGGGCTGCCGGCTGA
- a CDS encoding cytochrome c biogenesis protein ResB produces the protein MSTSTAGIQLKTERQKLAGVVELLSSMRFAISLLSVLAIASVIGTVMKQNEPMTNYVNQFGPFWFDVFGKLGLYSVYSAWWFLLILAFLVMSTSLCIIRNAPRMLADMRSWRENVREQSLRNFHHKAEWRGQQGEAQLVQQSAERIAAHGYKVRIVQKDQATLITAKQGAANKWGYIFAHSAIVIICVGGLLDSDLPIRFQESMYGKTPFMGNGVISEIPAQHRLGLANPTFRGNTLIPEGSSSSTAIIPRQNGVLLQDLPFTIKLERFIIDFYSTGMPKLFASEVQVTDNETGKSFPATIKVNQPLIYKGLAVYQSSFEDGGTKLKVTGYPMKGAGKDSFSLSGEVSGTTPLTNRSQGGSTEYTIEWSGFRPFNVENMAQNGQDLRAVTKGKSLADELQQQLGSAGKGANTKDLKNVGPSLQYKLRDKTGQAREFHNYMQPVLVDGSYVFLTGVRDTPNDQFRYLRIPADDNDSVEEWMRLRAALQSPAMRLQAAERYAQRALPGGSDAVRRQLIESAQKGMDIFAGNDKEAGYVAVARFLERIPQADQEKAADIFMKILNGTLWDLWQAAREKDGLKAVEADDKHARFLQLATNAYADAFFYGSPVYLNLTSFDEVKASVLQVTRSPGKNVVYLGCLFLVLGVFAMLYIRERRVWVWIKPEGDGRAHALMAMSTQRRTLDFDREYDKLKAALLHGQAA, from the coding sequence ATGAGCACCAGCACCGCAGGCATACAGTTGAAAACCGAGCGCCAGAAGCTGGCAGGCGTGGTCGAGCTGTTGTCATCCATGCGTTTCGCCATCAGCCTGTTGTCGGTGCTGGCGATTGCTTCCGTGATCGGCACGGTCATGAAGCAGAACGAGCCGATGACCAATTACGTCAATCAGTTCGGCCCGTTCTGGTTCGATGTATTCGGCAAGCTCGGCCTGTACAGCGTCTATTCCGCTTGGTGGTTCTTGCTGATCCTGGCCTTCCTGGTCATGTCGACTTCCCTGTGCATCATCCGCAATGCGCCGCGCATGCTGGCAGACATGCGCAGCTGGCGCGAGAACGTGCGCGAGCAGTCGCTGCGCAACTTTCACCACAAGGCGGAATGGCGCGGCCAGCAGGGCGAGGCGCAACTGGTGCAGCAGAGCGCCGAGCGCATTGCGGCGCATGGCTACAAGGTCAGGATCGTGCAGAAGGACCAGGCCACGCTGATCACTGCCAAGCAGGGCGCAGCCAACAAATGGGGTTACATCTTTGCGCACAGCGCCATCGTGATCATCTGCGTCGGTGGCCTGCTCGATTCGGACCTGCCGATCCGCTTCCAGGAATCGATGTATGGCAAGACGCCCTTCATGGGCAATGGCGTGATTTCCGAGATTCCGGCGCAGCACCGGCTGGGACTGGCCAACCCCACATTCCGCGGCAACACCCTGATTCCGGAAGGCAGCAGCAGCAGCACGGCCATCATCCCGCGCCAGAACGGCGTCCTGCTGCAGGACCTGCCGTTCACCATCAAGCTGGAACGCTTCATCATCGATTTCTACTCCACCGGCATGCCCAAGCTGTTCGCCAGCGAAGTCCAGGTTACCGACAATGAAACCGGCAAGAGCTTTCCCGCCACCATCAAGGTCAACCAGCCGCTGATCTACAAGGGCCTGGCGGTCTACCAGTCCAGCTTCGAGGATGGCGGCACCAAGCTCAAGGTGACTGGCTACCCGATGAAAGGCGCGGGCAAGGACAGCTTCAGCCTGAGCGGCGAAGTCAGCGGCACTACGCCCCTGACCAACCGCAGCCAGGGCGGCAGCACCGAATACACGATTGAATGGTCCGGCTTCCGGCCCTTCAATGTGGAAAACATGGCGCAGAACGGCCAGGACCTGCGCGCCGTCACCAAGGGCAAGAGCCTGGCCGATGAACTGCAGCAGCAGCTCGGCTCGGCGGGCAAGGGCGCCAATACCAAGGATCTGAAGAATGTCGGCCCCAGCCTGCAGTACAAGCTGCGCGACAAGACCGGCCAGGCCCGTGAATTCCACAACTACATGCAGCCCGTGCTGGTGGACGGCAGTTATGTCTTCCTGACCGGCGTGCGCGATACGCCGAACGACCAGTTCCGCTATCTGCGCATCCCGGCCGACGACAATGATTCGGTCGAGGAGTGGATGCGCTTGCGGGCGGCCCTGCAAAGCCCGGCAATGCGGCTGCAGGCGGCCGAACGCTATGCGCAACGTGCCTTGCCGGGCGGCAGCGATGCGGTGCGCCGGCAACTGATCGAGTCTGCCCAGAAGGGCATGGACATCTTCGCCGGCAATGACAAGGAAGCCGGCTACGTCGCCGTCGCCCGTTTCCTGGAACGCATTCCGCAGGCGGACCAGGAAAAAGCGGCCGACATCTTCATGAAGATCCTCAACGGCACCCTGTGGGACCTGTGGCAGGCCGCGCGTGAAAAGGATGGCCTGAAGGCAGTGGAGGCGGACGACAAGCATGCCCGCTTCCTGCAGCTGGCAACCAATGCCTATGCCGATGCCTTCTTCTATGGCTCCCCGGTCTACCTCAATCTGACCTCGTTCGACGAGGTCAAGGCATCGGTCCTGCAGGTCACCCGGTCGCCGGGCAAGAATGTGGTCTATCTGGGCTGCTTGTTCCTGGTATTGGGCGTGTTTGCGATGCTTTACATCCGGGAACGCCGCGTCTGGGTATGGATCAAACCGGAAGGCGATGGCCGCGCCCATGCGCTGATGGCGATGAGCACCCAGCGCCGCACGCTGGATTTCGACAGGGAATACGACAAGCTGAAGGCTGCCCTGCTGCATGGGCAGGCCGCCTAG
- a CDS encoding c-type cytochrome: MNRAFLPVAKSLFIAMLAVSSLAGAAEGAKAVKVDPAKGETIYTNGDASRNIPACVACHGAAGNSTIVQNPKLAAQHESYTYKQLTNFRTPERNNPIMTPIAKALTEEDMHNVAAWLDKQESKPGAAKNKASIDLGKKIYRGGIADKNVPACASCHGANGAGIPAPYARLAGQHQEYTAAQLTAFRGGTRNNSQQMTMIASRLSDAEIAAVSDYIAGLK, encoded by the coding sequence ATGAATCGTGCGTTTCTACCAGTTGCAAAATCCTTGTTTATCGCAATGCTGGCAGTATCCTCCCTGGCCGGTGCTGCCGAAGGCGCCAAAGCCGTGAAAGTGGATCCCGCAAAGGGCGAAACTATTTACACCAATGGCGATGCCTCCCGCAACATCCCGGCATGCGTTGCATGCCATGGCGCGGCTGGTAACTCCACTATCGTCCAGAACCCGAAGCTGGCTGCGCAGCACGAGTCCTACACTTACAAGCAACTGACCAATTTCCGTACGCCCGAGCGCAACAATCCGATCATGACGCCGATCGCCAAGGCGCTGACTGAAGAAGACATGCACAATGTCGCCGCCTGGCTGGACAAGCAGGAAAGCAAGCCGGGCGCAGCCAAGAACAAGGCCTCGATCGACCTGGGCAAGAAGATTTACCGCGGTGGCATTGCCGATAAAAACGTGCCGGCCTGCGCAAGCTGCCATGGCGCCAACGGCGCTGGCATCCCGGCGCCCTACGCAAGGCTGGCTGGCCAGCATCAGGAATACACGGCCGCGCAGCTGACCGCCTTCCGTGGCGGCACCCGCAACAACAGCCAGCAGATGACCATGATCGCCAGCCGCCTGTCTGACGCGGAAATAGCAGCAGTTTCGGACTACATCGCCGGCCTCAAATAA
- a CDS encoding magnesium transporter CorA family protein, translated as MDLFLITHAQVSRLDELPSILPSQAFLWLDASHEEVAAAPEEWRAAVERATGVAVYDPHLTDAVNLRHPSYFDATQDYEMVVFRKLALNGEAGGTEVGKTPGGNTRIVTRPVTFLVMDNALVTVRAEHSRTIEAARSRLLEYRPKANGSSHSGRPPSSPRELMLRLLNAMVDQYLDLRAPLSLQIDRWQRALLNTQRPFNDWMALLDARIELRKLDHLCEEQHDALQELRDHFVDTFHGQDDSRANDLLLVRINDVMEHITRVLNHARRLESSIESAVQIHFAAMAHRTSEIMRTLTVITALFMPLTLVTGIFGMNFEVMPLLKNREGFWITMGAMVVMVGVLLFFFRRKRYIEERVRDFVRTDVRPK; from the coding sequence ATGGATCTCTTCCTGATTACCCACGCGCAGGTAAGCCGCCTGGACGAATTGCCGTCCATCCTTCCGTCGCAGGCCTTTCTCTGGCTCGATGCCAGCCATGAGGAAGTGGCGGCGGCGCCCGAAGAATGGCGGGCGGCGGTGGAGCGGGCAACCGGCGTTGCCGTCTACGATCCGCATCTGACCGATGCCGTCAATCTGCGGCATCCTTCCTATTTTGACGCAACCCAGGATTACGAAATGGTGGTGTTTCGCAAGCTGGCGCTCAATGGCGAGGCAGGCGGCACCGAAGTAGGCAAAACGCCGGGCGGCAACACCAGGATCGTCACCCGCCCGGTCACCTTCCTGGTGATGGACAATGCGCTGGTGACGGTGCGGGCGGAACATAGCCGCACCATCGAAGCGGCCCGTAGCCGTCTGCTCGAGTACCGGCCCAAGGCCAATGGCAGCAGCCACAGCGGCCGGCCGCCCTCCTCGCCGCGCGAGCTGATGCTGCGTCTGCTCAATGCGATGGTGGACCAGTATCTCGACCTGCGCGCACCGCTGTCGTTGCAGATCGACCGCTGGCAGCGGGCGCTGCTCAATACCCAGCGACCCTTCAATGACTGGATGGCGCTGCTGGATGCACGCATCGAACTGAGAAAGCTCGACCATCTCTGCGAAGAGCAGCATGACGCGCTGCAGGAACTGCGCGACCATTTCGTCGACACCTTCCACGGCCAGGACGACAGCCGGGCCAACGACCTGCTGCTGGTGCGCATCAATGATGTGATGGAGCACATCACCCGCGTGCTCAATCATGCGCGCCGGCTTGAATCATCGATCGAGTCGGCGGTGCAGATCCACTTCGCGGCCATGGCCCACCGCACCAGCGAGATCATGCGCACGCTCACCGTGATCACGGCGCTGTTCATGCCGCTGACGCTGGTCACCGGCATCTTCGGCATGAATTTCGAGGTCATGCCGCTGCTGAAGAACCGGGAAGGTTTCTGGATCACCATGGGCGCCATGGTGGTGATGGTGGGGGTGCTGCTGTTCTTCTTCCGTCGCAAGCGCTATATCGAGGAACGGGTCCGCGACTTCGTCAGGACGGACGTCCGCCCGAAATAA
- a CDS encoding lipoprotein: MNFPFHLPGSCAIALAVMLAGCGQTGPLYMPVKPAPRQTGPSNTAPPLPDTATPPQPVTP; this comes from the coding sequence GTGAACTTCCCGTTTCACTTGCCTGGTTCCTGTGCCATTGCGCTGGCCGTGATGCTGGCCGGCTGCGGCCAGACCGGACCGTTGTACATGCCGGTCAAGCCAGCGCCGCGGCAGACCGGTCCGTCCAATACGGCACCGCCGCTGCCCGACACCGCAACACCGCCACAGCCCGTTACCCCCTGA
- the hemB gene encoding porphobilinogen synthase: MAQFPAPPQFPAIRMRRMRKDAFSRAMMRENVITAADLIYPVFLLDGKNQCEKVSSMPGVERMSIDHLLGVAEECVALGIPVMALFPVINPSLKTPDGIEATNPKGLVPRAVRELKQRFPELGLLTDVALDPYTSHGQDGVLNAEGYVLNDETTAILVRQALTQAEAGVDIVAPSDMMDGRIGAIRNALESHHYIHTRIMAYSAKYASAFYGPFRDAVGSSATLGKANKSTYQMDPANSNEALREVALDLAEGADMVMVKPGMPYLDIVRRVKDEFRVPTFAYQVSGEYAMIKAAAQNGWLDHDKTMMESMMAFKRAGADGILTYFALDVARRLKHNP, from the coding sequence ATGGCCCAATTCCCTGCCCCGCCCCAGTTCCCTGCCATTCGCATGCGCCGCATGCGCAAGGATGCCTTTTCGCGGGCAATGATGCGCGAGAACGTGATCACCGCCGCCGACCTGATCTATCCCGTTTTTTTGCTGGACGGCAAGAACCAGTGCGAGAAGGTTTCATCGATGCCCGGCGTGGAGCGCATGTCCATCGATCACCTGCTGGGCGTGGCGGAGGAATGCGTGGCGCTTGGCATCCCGGTGATGGCGCTGTTCCCTGTGATTAATCCGTCCCTGAAGACGCCGGACGGCATCGAGGCGACCAATCCGAAGGGACTGGTGCCGCGCGCGGTGCGTGAGCTGAAGCAGCGCTTCCCGGAACTGGGCCTGCTGACCGACGTCGCGCTCGATCCGTACACCAGCCATGGCCAGGATGGCGTACTCAATGCCGAAGGCTATGTGCTGAACGATGAAACCACCGCCATCCTGGTGCGCCAGGCGCTGACCCAGGCCGAGGCCGGCGTGGATATCGTGGCGCCGTCCGACATGATGGACGGGCGCATCGGCGCCATCCGCAATGCGCTGGAATCGCATCACTACATCCACACCCGCATCATGGCCTACTCGGCCAAGTATGCATCGGCCTTCTATGGCCCGTTCCGCGATGCGGTCGGTTCCTCGGCCACGCTGGGCAAGGCCAACAAGTCCACCTACCAGATGGATCCGGCCAACAGCAACGAGGCGCTGCGCGAAGTGGCGCTGGACCTGGCCGAAGGCGCCGACATGGTGATGGTCAAGCCCGGCATGCCCTATCTGGATATCGTGCGCCGGGTGAAGGATGAATTCCGGGTGCCGACCTTTGCCTACCAGGTCAGCGGCGAATACGCGATGATCAAGGCGGCCGCGCAGAACGGCTGGCTGGACCACGACAAGACCATGATGGAATCCATGATGGCATTCAAGCGGGCCGGCGCGGATGGCATCCTGACCTACTTCGCGCTGGATGTCGCGCGCCGCCTCAAGCACAATCCCTGA
- the msrP gene encoding protein-methionine-sulfoxide reductase catalytic subunit MsrP, whose product MLIKRGPNGIDLPYASEITPRHVFESRRRFVQQLALGTIAGGALLEMATREAFAQNAQKLAAKPNPAFVVMDKPTSYKDATTYNNFYEFGTDKSDPARYAGSLKPRPWTIAIEGEVNKPMTLDIDGLMKLAPLEERIYRLRCVEGWSMVVPWVGFSLSELIKRVEPNGNAKFVEFVTLADKAQMPGLSSPVLKWPYVEGLRMDEANHPLTLLAVGMYGEVLPNQNGAPVRIVVPWKYGFKSAKSIVKIRFTSSQPKTAWNVSAPSEYGFYSNVNPDVDHPRWSQASERRIGEDGLFAKKRKTLMFNGYNEVASLYTGMDLKKQF is encoded by the coding sequence ATGCTGATCAAACGCGGCCCCAACGGCATTGACCTGCCGTACGCATCCGAAATCACGCCCCGCCATGTCTTCGAATCCCGGCGCCGCTTTGTCCAGCAACTTGCGCTCGGCACCATCGCCGGCGGCGCCCTTCTGGAAATGGCGACCCGCGAAGCCTTCGCGCAAAACGCGCAGAAGCTCGCGGCCAAGCCCAATCCCGCCTTCGTGGTGATGGACAAGCCCACAAGCTATAAGGACGCCACGACCTACAACAACTTCTATGAATTCGGCACCGACAAGAGCGATCCGGCCCGCTATGCCGGATCGCTCAAGCCGCGGCCATGGACCATTGCCATCGAAGGCGAGGTCAACAAGCCGATGACCCTCGACATCGACGGCCTGATGAAGCTGGCCCCGCTGGAAGAGCGGATTTACCGTCTGCGCTGCGTGGAAGGCTGGTCGATGGTCGTGCCGTGGGTTGGCTTTTCCCTGTCGGAGCTGATCAAAAGGGTCGAGCCGAACGGCAATGCGAAATTCGTCGAGTTCGTCACCCTGGCCGACAAGGCGCAGATGCCCGGCCTGTCCAGCCCGGTGCTGAAATGGCCCTACGTGGAAGGCCTGCGCATGGATGAAGCCAATCATCCGCTGACCCTGCTGGCCGTGGGGATGTATGGCGAAGTGCTGCCGAACCAGAACGGCGCGCCGGTGCGCATCGTGGTGCCGTGGAAGTATGGCTTCAAGTCCGCCAAGTCCATCGTCAAGATCCGCTTCACCAGCAGCCAGCCGAAAACGGCATGGAATGTATCGGCGCCATCGGAGTACGGCTTCTACTCCAACGTCAATCCGGATGTGGACCATCCGCGCTGGTCGCAGGCCAGCGAACGGCGCATCGGGGAAGACGGCTTGTTTGCCAAGAAGCGCAAGACGCTGATGTTCAATGGCTATAACGAGGTGGCCAGCCTGTATACCGGCATGGACCTGAAGAAGCAGTTCTGA
- a CDS encoding peroxiredoxin, which produces MSLRLGDTAPDFEQDSSIGRIRFHEWAGDSWVVLFSHPADFTPVCTTELGLTAKLKSEFDKRNVKAIALSVDPAEKHVDWIKDIEETQQTVVGFPILADADKTVATLYDMIHPEQSETMTVRSLFVIDPKKKVRLIITYPMSTGRNFDEVLRVIDALQLTDKYTVATPGNWRDGDDVIIPLSIQDEAVIKQKYPKGYTAPKPYLRLTPQPDKQ; this is translated from the coding sequence ATGAGCTTACGTTTAGGCGATACCGCACCGGACTTCGAGCAGGATTCCTCGATAGGCCGCATCCGCTTCCATGAGTGGGCTGGTGACTCGTGGGTCGTGCTGTTCTCCCACCCGGCAGACTTCACGCCGGTCTGCACCACCGAGCTGGGCCTGACCGCGAAGCTGAAGTCGGAATTCGACAAGCGCAATGTGAAGGCAATCGCACTGTCGGTCGACCCGGCCGAGAAGCATGTGGACTGGATCAAGGACATCGAGGAAACCCAGCAGACCGTGGTGGGCTTCCCCATTCTCGCCGACGCCGACAAGACCGTGGCGACGCTGTACGACATGATCCATCCGGAACAGTCGGAAACCATGACGGTGCGCTCGCTGTTCGTGATCGATCCGAAAAAGAAAGTGCGCCTGATCATCACCTACCCGATGAGCACCGGCCGCAACTTCGACGAGGTGCTGCGCGTCATCGATGCGCTGCAACTGACGGACAAGTACACGGTGGCCACGCCGGGCAACTGGCGCGATGGCGACGACGTCATCATTCCGCTGAGCATCCAGGACGAGGCGGTCATCAAGCAGAAATATCCGAAGGGCTACACCGCGCCCAAGCCCTATCTGCGCCTGACGCCGCAGCCGGACAAGCAATGA
- the yihA gene encoding ribosome biogenesis GTP-binding protein YihA/YsxC: MSQLWQARFFTTVNHLRDLPGTQVPEIAFAGRSNAGKSTAINVLCNQKKLAFASKTPGRTQHINYFSIGGAHVGQHRKDETRVDEIRGLLVDLPGYGYAEVSGDAKLHWQRLLGDYVQRREQLAALVLIVDSRRPFTDLDLQMLEWFAPTGKPIHCILSKADKLNRNDAANALRQARTLLGSYVQEDGSPCPFTAQLFSALKRTGLEEATERIEILLGLNLPRQDENADAPGSEGAPQAQDGEKA, encoded by the coding sequence ATGTCCCAACTCTGGCAGGCACGTTTCTTCACCACCGTCAACCATCTGCGCGACCTTCCCGGTACGCAGGTTCCGGAAATTGCCTTCGCGGGCCGCTCCAATGCCGGCAAGTCCACCGCAATCAACGTACTGTGCAACCAGAAGAAGCTGGCATTCGCTTCCAAGACGCCGGGCCGCACGCAGCATATCAATTACTTTTCGATCGGTGGCGCCCATGTGGGCCAGCACCGCAAGGATGAAACCCGGGTCGACGAGATCCGCGGCCTGCTGGTGGACCTGCCTGGTTATGGCTATGCCGAAGTGTCGGGCGATGCCAAGCTGCACTGGCAGCGCCTGCTGGGCGACTATGTGCAGCGGCGCGAGCAGCTGGCTGCGCTGGTGCTGATCGTCGATTCGCGCCGTCCCTTCACCGACCTCGACCTGCAGATGCTGGAATGGTTTGCGCCAACCGGCAAGCCCATCCATTGCATCCTCAGCAAGGCGGACAAGCTCAACCGCAACGACGCCGCCAATGCGCTGCGCCAGGCCCGTACCCTGCTGGGCAGCTATGTGCAGGAAGACGGCAGCCCATGCCCGTTTACGGCCCAGCTGTTTTCCGCATTGAAGCGCACCGGACTGGAAGAAGCGACCGAACGCATCGAAATTCTGCTGGGCCTGAATCTCCCGCGACAGGATGAGAACGCGGATGCGCCGGGCAGCGAGGGTGCGCCCCAGGCTCAGGATGGCGAAAAGGCATAA
- the ccsB gene encoding c-type cytochrome biogenesis protein CcsB: MELTQQRTAQGVAYTQPQGLFRRLGAIDWLYALALVAGALFALNRYGAYMDIYEKGILVLSAPTFAWLGWQWKSVRWLMALLAVLSLSAVWMYAGSLDMANTRFFLKYMLSSQSAILWMSTLFFLSTLFYWGGLIARSDFGSAIGSKLCWAAVVLGFTGMLVRWYESYLVGADVGHIPVSNLYEVFILFCMITALFYLYYEQRYATRQLGAFVLLIISAAVGFLLWYTVSRDAAEIQPLVPALQSWWMKIHVPANFIGYGTFALAAMVGAAYLCKSHGILADRLPALELLDDVMYKAIAVGFAFFTIATILGGLWAAEAWGGYWSWDPKETWALIVWLNYAAWLHMRLMKGLRGQIAAWWSLVGLLVTTFAFLGVNMFLSGLHSYGQL; this comes from the coding sequence ATGGAACTCACGCAGCAACGCACCGCGCAAGGCGTCGCCTATACCCAGCCGCAAGGCCTGTTTCGCCGCCTTGGCGCTATCGACTGGCTGTATGCACTGGCGCTGGTGGCCGGCGCGCTGTTTGCGCTGAACCGCTACGGCGCCTACATGGACATCTATGAAAAGGGCATTCTCGTCCTTTCCGCGCCTACCTTCGCCTGGCTGGGCTGGCAATGGAAATCGGTGCGGTGGCTGATGGCCCTGCTGGCGGTGCTGTCGTTGTCGGCGGTGTGGATGTATGCCGGCTCGCTGGACATGGCCAATACCCGGTTTTTCCTGAAGTACATGCTGTCGAGTCAGTCCGCCATCCTCTGGATGAGCACGCTGTTTTTCCTGTCCACGCTGTTCTACTGGGGCGGCCTGATCGCCCGGTCCGATTTCGGCAGCGCCATTGGCAGCAAGCTGTGCTGGGCCGCCGTGGTGCTGGGCTTTACCGGCATGCTGGTGCGCTGGTACGAGTCGTATCTGGTCGGCGCCGACGTCGGCCATATCCCGGTATCCAACCTGTACGAAGTCTTTATCCTGTTCTGCATGATCACCGCGCTGTTCTATCTCTATTACGAGCAGCGTTATGCGACGCGGCAGCTGGGCGCATTCGTGCTGCTGATCATTTCCGCCGCGGTCGGCTTCCTGCTGTGGTACACCGTCAGCCGCGACGCCGCCGAGATCCAGCCGCTGGTGCCGGCACTGCAGAGCTGGTGGATGAAGATCCACGTGCCGGCCAACTTCATCGGCTACGGCACCTTCGCGCTGGCGGCCATGGTCGGCGCGGCCTATCTGTGCAAGTCCCACGGCATCCTGGCCGACCGCCTGCCGGCGCTGGAACTGCTGGACGACGTGATGTACAAGGCGATCGCCGTCGGCTTTGCCTTCTTCACCATCGCCACCATTCTGGGCGGCCTGTGGGCGGCTGAAGCCTGGGGCGGCTACTGGTCCTGGGACCCGAAGGAAACCTGGGCATTGATCGTCTGGCTCAATTACGCCGCCTGGCTGCACATGCGCCTGATGAAAGGCCTGCGCGGACAGATCGCCGCCTGGTGGTCATTGGTCGGCTTGCTTGTGACCACATTCGCCTTCCTGGGCGTCAACATGTTCCTGTCCGGCCTTCATTCCTACGGCCAGCTGTAA
- the lysA gene encoding diaminopimelate decarboxylase produces the protein MPHFSYRDGEFCAEAVSLKSIAQRFGTPTYVYSRAALVDNFSAYAQACRQHARGADAALVCYSVKSNSNLAVLSLLASQGSGFDIVSGGELLRVIAAGGDPRKVIFSGVGKSREEMRLALQHDILCFNVESIPELHRLNEVAAAMGKKAPVSLRVNPNVDAKTHPYISTGLKENKFGVAYEDTLSTYQVAAGLDNLEVVGIDCHIGSQLLDDAPLLEALDKVIELADQLEAQGIPLHHLDIGGGLGITYDEEQPVAVGDYLGRLFARINAWRDEKHQGSPIQVLFEPGRSIVGNAGVLVTEVQYLKHGASKNFAIVDAAMNDLMRPAMYEAWHGVKQVTQRAQEARIYDVVGPVCESGDWLARSRSLAIESGDLLAIMSAGAYGMTMASNYNTRGRAAEVMVDGDQVHLVRKRENPADLFALESLLP, from the coding sequence ATGCCGCATTTTTCCTATCGCGACGGCGAGTTCTGCGCCGAAGCCGTTTCACTGAAATCCATCGCCCAGCGTTTTGGCACGCCGACCTATGTCTACTCCAGGGCGGCACTGGTCGACAACTTTTCCGCCTATGCCCAGGCTTGCCGGCAGCATGCGCGCGGCGCCGACGCCGCCCTGGTCTGCTATTCGGTGAAGTCCAATTCCAATCTCGCGGTGCTCAGCCTGCTGGCATCGCAGGGATCGGGTTTCGATATCGTGTCGGGCGGCGAATTGCTGCGGGTGATCGCCGCAGGCGGCGATCCGCGCAAGGTGATTTTTTCCGGCGTCGGCAAGTCGCGCGAGGAAATGCGCCTGGCGCTGCAGCATGACATCCTCTGCTTCAACGTCGAATCCATTCCCGAACTGCACCGCCTGAACGAAGTCGCCGCCGCGATGGGCAAGAAGGCGCCGGTATCGCTGCGCGTCAATCCCAATGTGGATGCGAAGACCCATCCCTACATCTCGACCGGGCTGAAGGAAAACAAGTTCGGCGTGGCTTATGAGGATACGCTGTCGACCTATCAGGTCGCCGCCGGCCTGGACAACCTGGAGGTAGTTGGCATCGACTGCCATATCGGCTCGCAGCTGCTGGACGATGCGCCGCTGCTGGAGGCGCTGGACAAGGTGATCGAGCTGGCCGACCAGCTCGAGGCGCAGGGCATACCGCTGCATCATCTGGACATCGGCGGCGGCCTGGGCATTACCTATGATGAGGAGCAGCCAGTTGCGGTGGGCGATTACCTGGGCCGGCTGTTTGCGCGCATCAATGCCTGGCGCGACGAGAAGCATCAGGGCAGCCCGATCCAGGTGCTGTTCGAGCCAGGCCGGTCCATCGTTGGCAATGCCGGGGTGCTGGTCACCGAAGTGCAGTATCTGAAGCATGGCGCGAGCAAGAACTTCGCGATCGTCGATGCGGCAATGAACGACCTGATGCGTCCTGCGATGTATGAAGCCTGGCATGGCGTCAAGCAGGTCACGCAGCGCGCCCAGGAAGCAAGGATCTACGACGTGGTAGGCCCGGTGTGCGAATCGGGCGACTGGCTGGCACGTTCACGCTCGCTTGCCATCGAGAGCGGCGACCTGCTGGCCATCATGTCGGCCGGCGCTTATGGCATGACGATGGCATCGAACTACAACACCCGCGGACGCGCCGCCGAGGTCATGGTGGATGGCGACCAGGTGCACCTGGTGCGCAAGCGCGAGAATCCGGCCGACCTGTTCGCGCTGGAATCCCTGCTGCCCTGA